A stretch of the Carassius carassius chromosome 6, fCarCar2.1, whole genome shotgun sequence genome encodes the following:
- the LOC132141960 gene encoding alpha-2C adrenergic receptor-like has product MHNLSFASESDTYKDIGFTSSGNSTSRYSPATIIGLAGLVSFLILFTIVGNVLVVIAVLTSRALKPPQNLFLVSLASADILVATLIIPFSLANELMGYWFFGKVWCDIYLALDVLFCTSSIVHLCAISLDRYWSVTKAVEYNLKRTPRRVKGMIVVVWLIAAVISFPPLISMNRNNEGDRSEPQCQLNDHTWYILYSSIGSFFAPCVIMILVYIRIYQVAKTRTRNMSEKRHDQDIGSGTPRLENGLSREDSRQENGHCASPPPGECKQGEDDPDAELEDSSSSDEKAKRTQNDTVPSRKDRRSSRKNSSSSKHSSRKSRASSKSLDLFSSRRKRRNTISRKKISQAREKRFTFVLAVVMGVFVVCWFPFFFSYSLHGICREPCTIHETLFKFFFWIGYCNSSLNPVIYTIFNQDFRRAFQKILCKSWKRSF; this is encoded by the coding sequence ATGCATAACTTAAGCTTCGCAAGTGAATCGGACACTTACAAGGACATTGGTTTTACATCCTCTGGGAATTCTACAAGTCGCTATTCTCCTGCCACCATTATAGGGCTCGCGGGGCTGGTGAGCTTCCTCATCTTGTTTACAATAGTGGGGAATGTGCTGGTCGTTATCGCCGTTTTAACGAGCAGAGCGCTCAAGCCACCACAAAACCTTTTTCTCGTGTCTCTGGCCAGTGCGGACATTCTGGTGGCCACCCTGATAATCCCTTTCTCTCTGGCCAATGAATTAATGGGCTACTGGTTTTTTGGGAAAGTTTGGTGTGATATATATCTAGCACTAGATGTCCTTTTCTGCACATCTTCTATTGTTCATCTCTGTGCCATAAGTCTGGACAGGTATTGGTCTGTAACAAAGGCGGTCGAGTATAACTTAAAGCGGACACCTCGCAGGGTAAAGGGCATGATTGTGGTGGTATGGTTGATCGCGGCTGTAATCTCCTTCCCACCGCTCATCTCCATGAACCGGAATAACGAGGGTGACAGGAGCGAACCACAATGCCAGCTTAATGATCACACGTGGTACATCCTGTACTCCAGCATCGGGTCATTCTTTGCCCCGTGTGTCATCATGATCCTTGTTTACATCCGAATCTACCAGGTGGCTAAAACAAGAACCCGGAATATGTCAGAAAAGCGCCATGATCAGGATATAGGATCAGGAACGCCACGTCTGGAGAATGGTTTGAGCCGTGAGGATTCCAGGCAGGAAAACGGGCACTGTGCCTCGCCACCACCTGGGGAATGCAAACAAGGTGAGGATGACCCAGATGCCGAACTGGAGGACAGCAGCTCGTCTGATGAAAAGGCCAAACGGACACAAAACGATACGGTTCCCTCGAGAAAAGATCGCCGATCCAGCCGCAAGAACAGCTCCAGTTCTAAGCATTCCAGCCGAAAGTCCCGAGCCAGCAGCAAGTCCCTAGACTTGTTTTCCTCCCGGAGAAAAAGGAGGAACACCATTTCGAGAAAAAAAATTTCCCAGGCACGTGAGAAGCGGTTCACTTTTGTGCTGGCGGTGGTCATGGGGGTGTTTGTGGTCTGCTGGTTTCCGTTCTTCTTCAGCTACAGCCTGCATGGGATCTGCCGTGAGCCCTGCACCATCCATGAAACCCTTTTCAAGTTTTTCTTCTGGATCGGTTACTGCAACAGCTCCCTCAACCCTGTCATCTACACTATCTTCAATCAGGACTTCCGGCGAGCTTTTCAGAAGATCCTGTGCAAGTCCTGGAAGAGGTCTTTTTAG